Proteins encoded in a region of the Nostoc sp. UHCC 0926 genome:
- a CDS encoding DUF928 domain-containing protein: MTKYQFKFFTIGLSLQLLMFALPSLAQSESVTSIASLPEQFVFQETFEPPGEPEPKSETVGAGSRDGLRCSENEQPIRPLMPKRNFGLTFQDHPPVFISLPKTSAQKVVLTFKDETGNYYERTFLPITASGGIVSFTQPKEKTPLTVGKNYEWSLVVVCGKTVQPDDPIFKGWVQRVAKTTKVDRELSQLTTIGQANWYAQRGYWYEMLMTIEKAKKAESKNTQLK; encoded by the coding sequence ATGACAAAATATCAATTTAAATTCTTTACTATTGGCTTATCTCTACAACTGTTGATGTTTGCCTTACCCAGTTTGGCGCAATCAGAATCAGTCACTTCAATTGCCAGCCTACCAGAGCAATTCGTTTTTCAAGAGACTTTTGAACCACCTGGAGAGCCAGAACCAAAAAGTGAAACTGTTGGTGCAGGTTCTCGTGATGGGCTGAGGTGTTCTGAGAATGAACAGCCCATTAGACCTTTGATGCCAAAACGTAACTTTGGATTAACCTTCCAAGATCATCCTCCTGTATTTATTTCCTTACCCAAAACTTCAGCACAGAAGGTTGTGCTAACCTTTAAAGATGAAACGGGTAACTATTATGAAAGAACTTTTTTACCTATTACTGCTAGTGGAGGGATTGTTAGCTTCACTCAACCCAAAGAAAAAACGCCGCTAACCGTAGGTAAAAATTACGAATGGTCATTAGTAGTTGTCTGTGGAAAAACTGTGCAACCAGACGATCCTATATTTAAAGGTTGGGTACAACGAGTTGCAAAAACCACCAAAGTAGATAGGGAGTTGAGCCAGTTGACTACCATCGGTCAAGCAAACTGGTACGCACAGAGAGGATACTGGTATGAAATGCTCATGACTATAGAGAAAGCTAAGAAAGCTGAATCCAAGAATACGCAATTAAAATAA
- a CDS encoding CVNH domain-containing protein, producing the protein MSSSYQQSCSKISVNGNVLSATCEKRDKSPNQTSIVLMGIENIDGELKVTDPNQPSSFDQSSTEISINGDVLSATCKKRDGSPNESSIVLNGIENIDGELKYTDTI; encoded by the coding sequence ATGAGTAGTAGCTACCAACAATCTTGCAGCAAAATCTCTGTTAACGGAAATGTCCTATCAGCCACTTGCGAAAAGCGCGATAAATCGCCGAACCAAACCTCAATTGTCTTGATGGGAATTGAAAATATTGATGGAGAATTAAAAGTAACCGACCCAAATCAACCTAGTAGTTTCGACCAAAGTTCCACCGAAATCTCTATTAATGGAGATGTACTGTCAGCCACTTGCAAAAAGCGCGATGGTTCGCCGAACGAAAGCTCAATCGTCTTAAATGGAATTGAAAATATTGATGGAGAATTAAAATATACAGATACGATTTAG
- a CDS encoding CHAT domain-containing protein: MRIHRHLILALLIFFLITTVLPATAEYSLSPTQSPVTVLEQGKQLYDAGKLVEAAQIWSQAAQIFQQSKQQHYQALNYNYLAIAYQDLGKWEAARSLITQAENILKTVDDSFLYAQVLNTKGSLQFNTGQPELALETWQQSEKIYRSLKDVTGIVLSQINQAQALQTLGEYRRAQRQLEQINQDLAALPDNLLKARGLQSLGVTLQVVGDLERSQQVLSQSLAIAKQVNSTADIAETLLRLGNTARAREDFKAALEFYQQASNSGGEHTELEALLNQLSLLIKTEQNPDALALLPQIQVRLANLPPSRWGIYAQVNLATSWMKLSLSNTKDIAQLLATAVKQARELTDAKAQSYALGELGHLYEQTQQFSEALNLTLTALTLAQGVQADDIAVNWLWQQGRIEKARGNIESAITAYEQAVGFLTSLRQDLLQLNPDVQFNFRDRVEPVYRQLVQLLLQDVDSLPQIIKQQHLEKSRKTIEALQLAELENFFHQACLTYKPQPIDKIDLKAAVIYPILLERRLEVVVSLPGQPLQHYGTNLSSKEESEVFDELRQSLNPAFLPDEVLPSAQKLYDWLLRPAEKEIELQGIKTLVFVLDGFLRSVPMAVLHDRQQFIIQKYSIALTPGLQLLESRHLPPQQFQALTAGLAEARQGFAELTGVKQEIKQITNYVHAKILLNEKFTRANVQKQIEEVPFSVVHLATHAEFSSKAEDTFLLTWEDRINVKDLDRWLKGASSKLSKNAPHQPIELLVLSACQTAKGDNRAALGLAGIAVRSGARSTLATLWSVQDKSTADLTGEFYRLLTQNVVSKAEALRQAQLSLLNSPQYKHPYYWSGFVLVGNWR, encoded by the coding sequence ATGCGTATTCATCGTCACCTAATTTTAGCCCTACTAATCTTTTTCTTAATAACAACTGTTTTACCAGCCACTGCTGAGTATTCTCTTTCCCCAACTCAATCCCCAGTCACCGTACTCGAACAAGGAAAACAACTTTACGATGCCGGAAAGTTGGTAGAAGCTGCACAAATTTGGTCACAAGCAGCTCAGATATTTCAGCAAAGCAAACAGCAGCACTATCAAGCATTAAATTACAACTATTTAGCGATCGCTTATCAAGACTTGGGCAAGTGGGAAGCAGCGCGATCGCTAATCACCCAAGCAGAGAATATCCTCAAAACAGTGGATGATTCCTTCCTTTACGCCCAAGTCCTCAACACTAAAGGAAGTTTACAATTTAACACTGGTCAACCGGAATTAGCCTTAGAAACTTGGCAGCAGTCCGAGAAAATCTATCGTTCCCTCAAGGATGTAACAGGGATTGTGCTGTCGCAGATTAACCAAGCCCAAGCTTTGCAAACTTTGGGAGAGTATCGTCGTGCCCAAAGGCAATTAGAACAAATCAATCAAGACCTTGCTGCTTTACCTGATAATCTCTTAAAAGCCAGGGGATTACAAAGTTTGGGGGTAACTCTGCAAGTCGTGGGAGATTTAGAGCGATCGCAACAAGTATTATCGCAAAGTTTAGCGATCGCAAAGCAAGTAAATTCTACCGCAGATATCGCCGAAACCTTATTGAGATTGGGAAATACTGCTAGAGCTAGGGAAGATTTTAAAGCCGCCTTAGAATTTTATCAACAAGCAAGTAATAGTGGTGGCGAGCATACTGAATTAGAAGCACTCCTTAACCAACTCAGCCTTTTAATAAAAACTGAGCAAAATCCAGATGCACTAGCATTATTACCCCAAATTCAAGTGCGTCTTGCTAATCTTCCTCCCAGTCGTTGGGGAATTTACGCACAAGTTAATTTAGCTACAAGTTGGATGAAACTGTCATTATCAAACACAAAAGACATTGCTCAACTTTTGGCAACAGCAGTCAAACAGGCCAGAGAATTAACAGATGCAAAGGCGCAAAGTTATGCTTTGGGAGAGTTAGGACATCTCTACGAACAAACTCAGCAATTCTCAGAAGCCTTAAATCTCACCCTAACAGCACTAACTTTAGCACAGGGAGTGCAAGCAGATGATATTGCAGTCAATTGGTTATGGCAGCAAGGACGAATCGAGAAAGCTAGGGGGAATATTGAGTCAGCAATTACTGCTTATGAACAAGCTGTTGGTTTTTTAACATCTCTGCGTCAAGACTTACTGCAATTGAATCCTGACGTACAATTTAATTTCCGCGATCGCGTTGAACCAGTGTATCGGCAGTTAGTACAATTACTTTTACAAGATGTAGACAGCTTACCACAAATCATCAAGCAACAACACTTAGAGAAATCTCGCAAAACAATTGAAGCACTGCAATTAGCAGAATTAGAAAACTTCTTCCACCAAGCCTGCTTAACTTATAAACCGCAACCAATAGATAAAATTGATTTAAAAGCCGCAGTCATTTACCCAATTTTGCTAGAACGTCGCTTGGAGGTAGTTGTTTCTCTTCCTGGACAACCTTTGCAACATTATGGAACAAACCTTTCCTCAAAAGAGGAATCAGAGGTTTTTGATGAACTGCGCCAGTCTTTAAACCCTGCTTTCTTACCTGATGAGGTACTACCTTCTGCCCAAAAATTGTATGATTGGTTGTTGCGTCCTGCCGAAAAAGAGATAGAACTTCAGGGGATTAAAACCTTAGTGTTTGTCTTGGATGGTTTTTTACGCAGTGTACCAATGGCAGTTTTGCACGATCGCCAACAGTTTATCATCCAGAAGTACAGCATAGCATTGACTCCTGGTTTGCAACTATTAGAGTCTCGGCATCTTCCTCCCCAACAGTTTCAAGCCTTAACTGCGGGTTTAGCAGAAGCACGTCAAGGTTTTGCTGAGTTAACTGGTGTCAAACAAGAAATTAAACAAATTACAAACTATGTCCATGCAAAGATACTACTAAATGAAAAATTTACTCGCGCCAACGTCCAAAAACAAATAGAAGAAGTTCCCTTTTCTGTAGTTCATCTTGCCACCCACGCAGAATTTAGCTCCAAAGCCGAAGACACATTTCTTTTAACTTGGGAAGACCGGATTAATGTTAAAGATTTAGATAGATGGTTAAAAGGTGCATCTTCAAAACTGAGCAAAAATGCTCCACACCAACCAATTGAACTGCTAGTTCTCAGCGCTTGTCAAACTGCTAAAGGCGACAACCGCGCTGCTTTAGGATTGGCAGGAATTGCCGTCCGTTCTGGTGCTAGGAGTACTTTGGCAACCCTTTGGTCAGTACAAGACAAATCAACTGCTGACTTGACAGGAGAATTTTACCGTCTGCTTACCCAAAATGTCGTCAGCAAAGCTGAAGCACTGCGTCAAGCACAACTATCTCTATTAAATTCTCCTCAGTACAAACATCCTTATTATTGGTCTGGGTTTGTACTGGTAGGAAATTGGCGTTGA